TGTCGGGCACAGTCTTGTCAGGCATGGGGGTCAGGCTACAGCGCTGTCACGCGGGAGGTCACCGGTTGCACGGGGCGTTCTGGCTCACATTCTGTGGACGTCCTAGTATCGCCACCATGGTGAACCTGACACGGATATACACACGTACCGGCGACGACGGCACGACGAATCTCGGCGACATGAGCAAGACCAGCAAGCTGGACCTGCGACTGGCCGCGTACGCCGACGTCGACGAGGCGAATGCCCAGATCGGGTTCGCCATCGCGGTCGGTGGACTCGACGAGGACGTCGTCGCAGTGCTCACCCACATCCAGAACGACCTGTTCGACGTGGGGGCCGACCTGTCGTGCCCCGTCGTGGAGAACCCGGAGTACCCGCCGCTGCGGGTCGAGACCGACTACATCGACCGGCTCGAGGCGTGGTGCGACCACTACAACGACCAGGTCCCCAAGCTGCGGTC
Above is a genomic segment from Aeromicrobium chenweiae containing:
- a CDS encoding cob(I)yrinic acid a,c-diamide adenosyltransferase; the encoded protein is MVNLTRIYTRTGDDGTTNLGDMSKTSKLDLRLAAYADVDEANAQIGFAIAVGGLDEDVVAVLTHIQNDLFDVGADLSCPVVENPEYPPLRVETDYIDRLEAWCDHYNDQVPKLRSFILRGGTPAAAAVHIACTVTRRAERSAWAALDEHGATMNILTAKYLNRLSDLLFILGRYANREKGDVLWVPGGER